The following proteins come from a genomic window of Ruminococcaceae bacterium R-25:
- a CDS encoding ABC-2 type transport system permease protein: MRKRGLRFYARMYRKILVQDLKSKMSYRADFVISTFGMIMTNLSGFVTFMILFQNFPTINGWDYHHMLFLYGFSLVALTPVQCFFDNNWNLRFMVQSGDFIKYCFRPVNVFFYFISEVFDVKGLGQLAFGIGTIVYAWIKIGIPVTPLIILKLIVFLLTASLFMIALMNFAAATCFWIKGSGYVMVIMFRFKDFAKYPSSIFEGIFKIIFTFIIPIAFIAYYPSLVILTPDNVPLLSWISPLYGFVFVFLSYKFWMLGVRKYDFTGS, translated from the coding sequence ATGCGCAAAAGAGGACTGAGATTTTACGCGAGAATGTACAGAAAGATTCTCGTACAGGACCTTAAGAGCAAGATGAGCTATCGTGCGGATTTCGTCATCTCGACATTCGGCATGATAATGACGAATCTGTCAGGCTTTGTCACCTTCATGATCCTGTTCCAAAACTTCCCGACGATCAACGGTTGGGACTACCACCACATGCTGTTCCTGTACGGCTTTTCGCTGGTCGCGCTGACACCCGTTCAATGCTTCTTCGATAACAACTGGAACCTTCGTTTTATGGTGCAGAGCGGCGACTTCATCAAGTACTGCTTCAGGCCGGTCAACGTGTTCTTCTACTTCATTTCCGAAGTGTTTGACGTGAAGGGTTTAGGCCAGCTCGCATTCGGCATCGGCACCATAGTCTATGCGTGGATCAAGATAGGGATACCTGTTACACCCTTGATCATCCTGAAGCTGATCGTTTTCCTGCTGACCGCATCCCTGTTCATGATCGCCCTGATGAACTTCGCAGCCGCAACATGCTTCTGGATCAAGGGCTCCGGCTACGTAATGGTAATCATGTTCCGCTTCAAGGATTTCGCGAAATATCCGTCGTCGATCTTCGAAGGGATCTTCAAGATCATCTTCACGTTCATCATCCCGATCGCGTTCATCGCTTACTACCCGAGCCTCGTGATCCTCACACCGGACAACGTTCCGCTGCTTTCCTGGATCTCGCCCTTGTACGGTTTCGTGTTCGTGTTCTTAAGCTACAAGTTCTGGATGTTAGGCGTTAGAAAATACGACTTCACAGGTTCATAA
- a CDS encoding TetR family transcriptional regulator, giving the protein MPKVSEEYYEKKRREIIDAAYRVCARKPITSIDMKDIIAETGFSHGVIYRYYKDLDEVFKDLVITINSENKIDERLGEILANADIKNWEQTVYDICQMLADYMREVGTDMLKVSIYGDMLAMSDPERAMNIAKRLGKDEQSPLLYATEAMTEFQNKVVKENGLEPTTQVDQIIQFFIVNYHGIQSGYVLTECFKAEHIEGKYKIDDMYRNLATSVVLMMGGKAKK; this is encoded by the coding sequence ATGCCCAAGGTAAGCGAAGAATACTACGAGAAAAAGCGCAGAGAGATCATCGATGCGGCTTACCGGGTGTGCGCCAGAAAGCCGATCACGTCCATAGACATGAAGGACATTATCGCAGAGACGGGCTTTTCGCATGGTGTTATATACAGGTACTACAAAGACCTTGATGAGGTGTTTAAGGATCTGGTCATAACGATCAATTCAGAGAACAAGATCGACGAAAGGCTGGGTGAGATCCTCGCAAACGCTGACATTAAGAACTGGGAGCAGACTGTCTACGATATCTGCCAGATGCTTGCTGACTACATGAGAGAAGTCGGCACCGATATGCTCAAGGTGTCGATCTACGGCGACATGCTGGCAATGAGCGATCCTGAGCGCGCGATGAACATCGCAAAAAGATTGGGAAAGGACGAGCAGAGTCCGCTCCTTTATGCGACGGAAGCCATGACGGAATTCCAAAATAAAGTTGTTAAGGAAAACGGGTTGGAGCCTACAACACAAGTCGATCAGATCATTCAGTTTTTTATCGTGAACTATCACGGGATCCAGTCCGGATATGTGCTGACCGAATGCTTTAAGGCTGAGCACATTGAAGGCAAATATAAGATCGATGACATGTACAGGAACCTTGCGACATCAGTAGTGCTCATGATGGGCGGAAAGGCGAAGAAATGA
- a CDS encoding alpha/beta hydrolase family protein: MIFHTFGNKENKAVVLIHGMLTPWQIWNYASKRFSKDYYVIVPELDAHTEVTPTVFHSIEEETAKIHDYIMEELNGEVFLLAGLSMGGRIAATLAKSEDLSIENLVLDGAPLAKVNVVLKAIMKSNYKTIIMKSKMHDAKILEQAKKDFLPENMIPYYIKIAENMIMVSVNNIIDSVFSRFDYPKYKSGMKILFMHGTKGNESLSAKCAVRMKGINPQTEIRSFEGLAHAELACFKPEQWYEEVRSFISA; this comes from the coding sequence ATGATCTTCCATACATTCGGAAATAAAGAGAACAAAGCTGTAGTGCTGATACACGGAATGCTTACGCCGTGGCAGATCTGGAACTATGCGTCGAAAAGATTTTCTAAAGATTACTATGTCATTGTTCCTGAGCTTGATGCGCATACGGAAGTAACGCCCACGGTTTTCCATTCGATTGAAGAGGAGACCGCGAAGATACACGATTACATTATGGAAGAACTGAACGGAGAAGTATTTCTTCTTGCCGGCTTGTCGATGGGCGGAAGGATCGCTGCAACTCTTGCTAAAAGTGAAGACCTGAGCATCGAAAACCTGGTGCTTGACGGAGCGCCGCTGGCTAAGGTTAATGTTGTGTTGAAGGCAATAATGAAGTCGAACTATAAAACGATAATCATGAAGTCGAAAATGCACGATGCAAAGATATTAGAGCAGGCAAAGAAAGATTTTCTGCCTGAGAACATGATCCCTTATTACATTAAGATCGCTGAGAACATGATCATGGTATCCGTGAATAACATAATCGATTCAGTATTCTCGCGCTTCGATTATCCAAAATACAAAAGCGGCATGAAGATACTTTTCATGCATGGAACAAAAGGCAATGAATCATTATCAGCGAAGTGTGCGGTCAGAATGAAGGGAATAAATCCTCAGACTGAGATCAGATCTTTTGAAGGCCTGGCACACGCCGAGCTCGCATGCTTCAAGCCCGAACAGTGGTATGAGGAAGTCAGGAGTTTTATAAGCGCATGA
- a CDS encoding acetyl esterase/lipase, which yields MIDYIRENLSYYPIYYRFLFKTKKEFAPERVDYGSDKEQYFLYYEPAKKVSDKVVVWVHGGGWNAGNPMFFDYVGQNMARAGYRFVSVGYRLSPKNKYPVQIEDVCVAFNAAIRYMKEKGIDTSKIVLSGPSAGAHLSSIMCFSRKVQEQYKVDVSDIIGYVGFGGPYSFRVGQTMTLKMLTGMLFAKGYDRTEGEPRALMDKSGIPMLLIQSRHDGLMGFECAEDFAEKAKELGNKYEIYEVEDKRNTHSWYTAGCFLFDRSENKTLDKFMSWIEEL from the coding sequence ATGATCGACTACATCAGAGAAAACTTAAGCTACTACCCGATCTACTACAGGTTCCTGTTCAAGACGAAGAAGGAGTTTGCGCCGGAACGCGTGGATTACGGGAGCGATAAGGAACAGTATTTTCTGTACTACGAGCCTGCGAAAAAAGTCAGCGATAAGGTCGTTGTCTGGGTCCACGGCGGAGGCTGGAATGCAGGTAATCCGATGTTTTTTGATTATGTTGGACAGAACATGGCAAGGGCCGGTTACCGCTTTGTCTCAGTGGGCTACAGGCTGTCACCGAAGAATAAATATCCCGTGCAGATAGAAGACGTCTGCGTAGCGTTTAATGCCGCCATAAGATACATGAAGGAAAAGGGCATCGACACGTCGAAGATCGTCCTCTCAGGCCCTTCTGCGGGCGCTCATCTGTCGTCGATCATGTGCTTCAGCAGGAAAGTTCAGGAGCAGTATAAAGTCGATGTCTCAGACATTATCGGTTATGTCGGTTTCGGAGGTCCGTACAGCTTCAGAGTTGGCCAGACTATGACATTGAAGATGCTTACGGGAATGCTTTTCGCGAAGGGCTATGACAGGACTGAAGGCGAGCCTAGAGCACTTATGGATAAGAGCGGTATTCCGATGCTCCTGATACAGAGCAGGCACGACGGACTTATGGGATTCGAATGCGCCGAAGACTTTGCGGAAAAGGCAAAAGAGCTTGGCAACAAATACGAGATATATGAAGTCGAGGATAAGAGAAATACTCATTCGTGGTATACTGCGGGGTGTTTTCTTTTCGATCGCAGCGAAAATAAAACACTCGATAAATTTATGTCGTGGATAGAGGAATTATGA
- a CDS encoding putative zincin peptidase → MSEEKNQEMLDQLHAADEKEAEKASGKASKDKKEKSVKNSDGHVLTEAEIKRQKAFDEKEKKLLEKGYVRKDILISVLTANFAGILLTLPFVGLMALGFYLKNGFPNLGEIMQNSPVMYFVGLGIVIISTIPLAVLHEKIHGWFWTIGAENGAKDIEFGFMKETLTPYCTCASPLSKPIYILGSMMPMTILGILLGIVSIFTGSFVLLLIAALQTIGGAGDILISCMLLVRKTKGKDVVLLDHPTKIGLVSFEKEKDAK, encoded by the coding sequence ATGAGTGAAGAAAAAAATCAGGAGATGCTCGACCAGCTCCATGCTGCTGACGAAAAGGAAGCAGAGAAGGCTTCCGGAAAAGCATCCAAAGATAAGAAGGAAAAGTCCGTTAAGAACAGTGACGGACATGTGCTGACCGAAGCGGAAATAAAGCGCCAGAAGGCGTTTGACGAGAAGGAGAAAAAGCTCCTCGAAAAGGGCTATGTCAGAAAAGATATCCTGATCTCGGTCCTTACTGCCAATTTTGCAGGCATTCTTTTGACTCTGCCTTTCGTCGGCCTGATGGCTCTGGGCTTTTATCTGAAAAACGGATTTCCCAATCTCGGAGAGATAATGCAGAACAGCCCGGTCATGTATTTTGTCGGACTTGGCATAGTAATAATCTCAACGATTCCGTTGGCTGTGCTTCACGAGAAGATCCACGGCTGGTTTTGGACGATCGGCGCAGAGAACGGCGCAAAGGACATCGAATTCGGCTTCATGAAGGAGACCCTCACGCCTTACTGCACATGCGCTTCGCCCCTTTCAAAGCCCATCTACATCTTAGGTTCCATGATGCCCATGACGATCTTAGGCATCTTATTGGGAATAGTCAGCATCTTTACCGGTAGTTTTGTGTTGCTCCTTATCGCAGCACTTCAGACGATCGGCGGTGCGGGCGATATCCTGATCTCCTGCATGCTCCTCGTAAGAAAGACGAAGGGCAAGGATGTCGTTCTTTTAGATCACCCGACGAAGATCGGCCTCGTTTCTTTCGAGAAGGAAAAAGACGCGAAGTAA
- a CDS encoding carbohydrate binding protein with CBM6 domain: MENKKIVTGANPYMPLWEHVPDGEPRVFTYQGETRIYLYGSHDTKKTDYCGPDYVVWSAPVDDPTNWTCHGICYTASDGGDLYAPDVVQKGDTFYMYAAENRGSSIMLVTSKCPWGPFENPVKTELGFDPGILVDDDGRTYAFWGFCESHAGELNNDMATLKKDTIVHHIMGHSKPFWIKEDDGHVIPEDGFFEASSPRKINGKYVLIYSKRYEYPKPSNGVFGSCNGFLSYKWADSPLGEYKEGGDISFNGGEVITGPDGNGIMTYQWGNNHGSLMKVKDQWYVFYHRQTGCNEYARQAMVEPVDIAMGKNGKIYIGKITYENGEPVSSDVVDATSQGFYLDGLDAFAVISAGYTCHMYDGLGKPMYQGNAEGTNEGVRVAHVQPVYEGDSAPVVDIQSGATIGFKYINFGADGASKAVLTGDIPAEFKVAIRLDTYDGKVVAETKAPEDSKEIVFNLSEKVTGKHAVYFEFTTENSDSRAVFDTFMFE; this comes from the coding sequence ATGGAAAACAAAAAGATCGTAACAGGCGCAAACCCTTATATGCCTTTGTGGGAACACGTTCCGGACGGAGAGCCCAGAGTATTCACATATCAGGGCGAGACCAGGATCTATCTTTACGGTTCGCACGACACAAAGAAGACCGATTACTGCGGTCCTGATTATGTCGTATGGTCGGCACCCGTTGACGATCCCACAAACTGGACATGCCACGGCATCTGCTACACGGCATCTGACGGCGGCGACCTCTATGCACCTGACGTTGTCCAGAAGGGCGACACTTTCTACATGTATGCAGCCGAGAACAGAGGCTCATCGATCATGCTCGTAACTTCAAAGTGCCCCTGGGGTCCTTTTGAAAATCCCGTCAAGACAGAGCTCGGATTCGATCCAGGTATCCTTGTCGATGACGACGGCAGGACATATGCATTCTGGGGTTTCTGCGAATCCCACGCAGGCGAGCTCAATAACGATATGGCTACCCTCAAAAAGGACACGATCGTACACCACATCATGGGCCACTCAAAGCCTTTCTGGATCAAGGAAGACGACGGCCACGTAATTCCCGAAGACGGCTTTTTCGAAGCATCCAGCCCCAGAAAGATCAACGGCAAATATGTCCTGATCTATTCCAAGCGTTACGAATATCCGAAGCCTTCAAACGGCGTATTCGGAAGCTGCAACGGCTTCTTGTCCTACAAGTGGGCAGACTCTCCTTTAGGCGAATATAAGGAAGGCGGCGATATCAGCTTCAACGGCGGCGAAGTCATCACGGGACCTGACGGCAACGGCATCATGACATACCAATGGGGCAACAACCACGGCTCTCTCATGAAGGTCAAGGACCAGTGGTATGTTTTCTATCACAGACAGACAGGCTGCAACGAATATGCGCGTCAGGCAATGGTCGAGCCCGTCGATATCGCAATGGGCAAGAACGGCAAGATCTATATCGGCAAGATCACTTATGAGAACGGCGAGCCCGTAAGCTCCGACGTAGTCGATGCAACATCACAGGGCTTCTATCTTGACGGCCTTGATGCATTTGCAGTAATTTCCGCAGGCTACACATGCCACATGTACGACGGCCTCGGAAAGCCCATGTACCAGGGCAACGCAGAAGGCACGAATGAGGGTGTCAGAGTCGCTCACGTCCAGCCTGTTTACGAAGGCGATTCCGCTCCTGTTGTTGATATCCAGAGCGGCGCAACGATCGGATTTAAGTACATTAACTTCGGCGCAGACGGCGCTTCAAAGGCTGTCCTCACAGGCGACATTCCTGCAGAATTTAAGGTGGCAATACGCCTTGATACTTATGACGGAAAAGTTGTTGCTGAAACCAAGGCTCCCGAAGATTCGAAGGAGATCGTTTTCAATCTTTCTGAAAAAGTCACCGGAAAACATGCGGTCTATTTTGAGTTCACAACCGAAAATAGCGACAGTAGAGCGGTTTTTGATACCTTTATGTTTGAATAA
- a CDS encoding ferrous iron transport protein B: MLGGHIDKLACANYNSVDGLAIANYNGARKEGLIMSEAMETKMNLGQLKAGESCIVDTVGGEGALRQHFLDMGIIPGAEITIVKFAPMGDPVEVSIHGYELTLRLDDAQKIAVTKADKKDTAEHPKKRKEKVAHPNLGEPGVHHDKKTENPLPDDHVLSFALVGNQNSGKTTLFNRLTGSNQHVGNFPGVTVDRKDGAIIGHPNTVITDLPGIYSMSPYSKEEIVSRDFVLDNKPDAIINIVDSTNIERNLYLTMQLLETGRPVVVALNMMDELTGNGGSVDINLMEHILGVPVVPISAAKNQGIDELITHALHIAKYCEKPLEQDFCPDGSPIHASIHAVEHIVDDNAERCGLPLRFAACKALEGDPLILEKLKLDDNERDLLEHIRVKLEQQSGLDPSEAVADMRFSYIMSLCKQAVIKPKESKERARSEKIDRILTGKFTAIPIFIVIMGLVFFLTFNVIGAGLQWLLEQGIDLLTNLTEKALVAGGVNDVIQSLIIKGIFEGVGSVLSFLPIVVVMFFFLSLLEDSGYIARIAFFMDKILRKIGLSGRSIVPLLIGFGCTVPAVMSTRTLPSDRDRKMTVILTPFMSCTAKLPIYAFFVNAFFPGKGGLVITGLYLLSIVVGILIAFVYKKVLFKGEAAPFVMELPNYRLPSMRSTLQLMWEKAKDFLQKAFSVILIATVVVWFLQSFDIRFNLVTDSHQSIMALIAGFIAPVMQPLGLGDWRIVTSLISGFMAKESVVSVLEVLFGAEGGITAVLGFVEAGTLLIFSLLYTPCVAAIASVKRELGWKWAVAVVLWQCILAWIVSFLFRIIVLLCTGGLL; this comes from the coding sequence ATGTTAGGGGGACATATTGACAAGTTAGCATGTGCTAACTATAATTCGGTTGACGGGTTAGCAATAGCTAACTATAATGGTGCGCGAAAAGAGGGGCTCATAATGAGCGAAGCTATGGAAACAAAGATGAATCTCGGACAATTAAAAGCAGGTGAATCCTGCATTGTTGATACTGTCGGCGGCGAAGGCGCGCTCCGTCAGCATTTTCTTGATATGGGCATTATCCCTGGCGCCGAGATAACTATCGTAAAGTTCGCGCCGATGGGGGACCCCGTCGAAGTCAGCATCCATGGCTATGAACTCACTTTAAGACTTGATGATGCACAAAAGATCGCAGTCACCAAAGCCGATAAGAAAGACACTGCCGAGCATCCCAAAAAGCGTAAGGAAAAGGTTGCGCACCCTAATCTCGGTGAGCCTGGCGTACACCACGATAAAAAGACTGAAAATCCGCTCCCGGATGACCACGTCTTATCTTTCGCGCTCGTCGGAAACCAGAACAGCGGAAAGACCACGTTGTTCAACCGCCTGACGGGTTCCAACCAGCACGTCGGAAACTTTCCGGGCGTAACTGTCGACCGCAAGGACGGCGCCATTATAGGGCACCCCAACACTGTAATTACGGACCTTCCGGGCATCTACTCGATGTCACCCTATTCAAAGGAAGAGATCGTTTCGCGTGACTTCGTTCTCGATAACAAGCCGGACGCGATAATCAATATCGTCGACTCAACTAACATAGAGCGCAATCTGTATCTGACGATGCAACTCCTTGAGACCGGCCGCCCGGTCGTTGTCGCCCTCAATATGATGGACGAACTTACCGGTAACGGCGGATCTGTCGACATCAACCTGATGGAGCACATTCTGGGCGTTCCTGTCGTTCCGATCTCCGCTGCGAAGAACCAGGGTATCGACGAGCTCATCACCCACGCACTTCATATCGCCAAATACTGCGAAAAGCCTCTCGAGCAGGACTTCTGCCCGGACGGCAGCCCGATCCACGCTTCTATCCACGCGGTCGAGCACATTGTAGATGACAACGCCGAGAGATGCGGCCTGCCCTTAAGATTTGCAGCATGCAAAGCATTGGAAGGCGACCCGCTCATCCTCGAAAAGCTGAAGCTCGATGATAATGAGAGAGATCTCTTGGAGCACATCAGAGTAAAGCTCGAACAGCAGTCAGGTCTTGATCCTTCTGAAGCAGTCGCAGACATGAGATTTTCCTACATCATGTCGCTCTGCAAGCAGGCAGTAATCAAGCCCAAGGAATCCAAAGAGCGCGCGAGATCCGAGAAGATCGACCGCATCCTCACAGGCAAATTCACTGCTATTCCGATCTTCATCGTCATCATGGGACTGGTATTCTTCCTGACGTTCAACGTAATCGGCGCGGGCCTCCAGTGGCTTTTGGAGCAGGGAATCGACCTTCTTACCAACCTCACCGAAAAGGCACTCGTGGCAGGCGGCGTCAACGACGTAATCCAGAGCCTGATAATCAAAGGTATTTTCGAAGGTGTCGGAAGCGTATTAAGCTTCCTGCCTATAGTAGTCGTAATGTTTTTCTTCCTCTCGCTTTTGGAAGACAGCGGATATATCGCGAGGATCGCATTCTTCATGGACAAGATCCTTAGAAAGATCGGTCTTTCCGGACGCTCGATCGTCCCGCTCCTCATCGGCTTCGGCTGCACGGTTCCCGCCGTCATGTCGACAAGGACCCTGCCTTCCGACAGAGACCGTAAGATGACAGTAATCCTTACGCCTTTCATGAGCTGCACCGCAAAGCTCCCGATCTACGCATTCTTCGTAAATGCGTTCTTCCCGGGCAAAGGCGGCCTTGTCATAACAGGCCTTTATCTATTGAGCATCGTGGTCGGAATCCTCATCGCATTCGTCTATAAAAAGGTGCTCTTCAAAGGCGAAGCCGCACCGTTTGTCATGGAGCTTCCCAACTACAGATTGCCTTCAATGCGCAGCACTCTGCAGCTCATGTGGGAAAAGGCGAAAGACTTCCTCCAGAAGGCCTTCTCCGTTATCCTCATCGCGACAGTCGTTGTCTGGTTCCTCCAGAGCTTCGATATAAGATTCAATCTCGTAACCGATTCTCATCAGAGCATAATGGCCCTGATTGCAGGATTTATCGCGCCTGTCATGCAGCCTCTGGGCCTTGGCGACTGGCGTATAGTAACTTCACTTATCAGCGGATTCATGGCAAAAGAGAGCGTTGTATCAGTACTGGAAGTCCTTTTCGGCGCTGAAGGCGGAATCACTGCAGTCTTAGGCTTTGTCGAAGCCGGCACGCTCCTTATCTTCAGCCTCCTTTACACGCCCTGCGTCGCAGCGATCGCATCGGTCAAGCGCGAACTCGGCTGGAAATGGGCCGTCGCAGTCGTTCTCTGGCAGTGCATCCTCGCCTGGATCGTCAGCTTCCTGTTCAGGATCATCGTGCTCCTCTGCACGGGAGGTCTTTTATGA
- a CDS encoding LPXTG-motif cell wall-anchored protein/predicted secreted protein with PEP-CTERM sorting signal: protein MMTLLAITWRPVDIVLIVVIALIIAGAVVLTVRRKKKGSSCCGDCAKCRSRCPS, encoded by the coding sequence ATGATGACTCTTTTAGCGATCACCTGGAGGCCGGTAGATATAGTTCTTATTGTTGTTATCGCTCTTATCATAGCCGGTGCTGTCGTCCTTACTGTCCGCCGTAAGAAGAAGGGTTCATCCTGCTGCGGCGACTGCGCAAAATGCAGGAGCAGATGCCCGTCGTAA
- a CDS encoding cellulose synthase/poly-beta-1,6-N-acetylglucosamine synthase-like glycosyltransferase, whose translation METIRIINFIITAIFAVCYAYQFAYVPLSVWFQNRDRRRLKNTKTEADNELCDRHLKRYAVLICARNEEAVIGQLIDSINNQTYKGEITTFVMADNCTDNTYGVATDHGAVAYTRKSAKYIGKGYAIEMLLKHIKYDYPLGFDGYFVFDADNILSPNYIEEMHKCHLAGNDAITSYRATKNYGDNWISSGYGLWFLRESMYLNYSRYRIGSSAAISGTGFFFSDSVLKDIGGWPFHLLTEDIEFTINRICKGKKIAFCRSAVFYDEQPTSLKQSVTQRMRWARGYIQVFQKYGKNLIYEMFHGNFAAFDMTMNIMPAFLLTAISIVCNLLYGIIGAITGNDIMIAIWSMGETVFNACAMLFVLGVITLISEWKNIHAGLARKIFSVFSFPLFMLTYIPIAFAALFVNPGWKPIQHKATTSPLSAEFAQRQQSRKIS comes from the coding sequence ATGGAAACTATCAGAATCATTAATTTCATCATCACAGCGATATTCGCAGTTTGCTACGCATATCAGTTCGCGTATGTACCTTTGTCGGTCTGGTTCCAGAACAGGGACAGAAGAAGACTTAAGAATACCAAGACTGAAGCTGATAACGAACTTTGCGACAGGCACCTCAAGCGTTATGCAGTTCTCATCTGCGCAAGAAATGAGGAAGCAGTAATCGGCCAGCTCATCGATTCGATCAACAACCAGACATATAAGGGCGAGATCACGACCTTCGTAATGGCGGACAACTGCACCGATAACACATACGGTGTTGCAACAGACCACGGCGCAGTCGCTTACACAAGAAAATCCGCTAAGTACATCGGCAAGGGCTATGCGATCGAGATGCTCTTAAAGCACATCAAGTACGATTATCCTTTGGGCTTCGACGGATACTTTGTTTTCGACGCAGACAACATCCTCTCACCTAACTATATTGAAGAGATGCATAAGTGCCACCTCGCAGGCAACGATGCGATCACATCTTACCGCGCAACCAAGAACTACGGTGACAACTGGATCAGCTCAGGCTACGGCCTCTGGTTCCTCCGTGAATCAATGTATCTTAACTATTCACGTTACAGGATCGGTTCTTCCGCAGCTATTTCCGGCACGGGATTCTTCTTCTCTGACAGCGTCCTCAAGGATATCGGCGGCTGGCCTTTCCACCTCCTTACAGAGGATATTGAGTTTACTATCAACCGCATCTGCAAGGGCAAAAAGATCGCATTCTGCAGAAGCGCAGTTTTCTACGACGAGCAGCCTACATCTCTCAAGCAGTCCGTAACTCAGCGTATGCGCTGGGCAAGAGGCTACATCCAGGTTTTCCAGAAGTATGGAAAAAACCTGATCTACGAGATGTTCCACGGTAATTTCGCGGCATTCGACATGACAATGAACATCATGCCGGCATTCCTTCTTACCGCTATCTCGATCGTATGCAATCTCCTTTACGGCATCATCGGCGCGATCACAGGCAACGACATCATGATCGCCATCTGGTCAATGGGCGAGACCGTCTTCAACGCCTGCGCAATGCTTTTCGTATTAGGCGTCATCACGCTCATCTCGGAATGGAAAAACATCCATGCCGGCCTTGCGAGAAAGATCTTCTCAGTATTTTCCTTCCCGCTCTTCATGCTTACATATATTCCGATCGCATTTGCGGCTCTCTTCGTAAATCCCGGTTGGAAGCCGATCCAGCACAAAGCCACCACATCTCCTCTCAGTGCTGAATTCGCGCAAAGACAACAGAGCAGGAAGATTTCATAA
- a CDS encoding O-acetyl-ADP-ribose deacetylase (regulator of RNase III) — MAFQIVRNDITKITADAIVNTANPEPTYMAGTDSAIYLAAGADELLSERAKIGSIAEGEVAVTPAFNLDAKYIFHTVGPVWNGGGEGEKETVRKCYLNCLKKACELGIESIAFPLISTGVYGFPKAEALLIATSVFSEFLADHELDITLVVFDNESFTLSGKIFAGVNEYIDENYAAEKISEEYGFTGGAAYGAGFGAAASGIGFESTAEEVCEDKEAALIEERENEREERRNRRKNLLHSVRDYTGLEARGKSAAALPAASMAQMEAASKPQRSLDDVVKNVSETWSQSLLRLITEKGYTDTEVYKRANADRKLFSKIRSNKDYQPKKATALAFALALKLNIDETKDLLGRAGYALSKSSITDIIVEYFIENQVYDIMTINLALYEHNEPLLG; from the coding sequence ATGGCTTTTCAGATAGTACGTAACGACATAACAAAGATCACCGCAGATGCGATCGTAAACACTGCCAATCCCGAACCGACATATATGGCGGGAACTGATAGCGCGATCTATCTTGCGGCAGGCGCTGATGAGCTTCTTTCTGAGCGCGCGAAAATAGGTTCTATCGCTGAAGGCGAAGTTGCAGTAACGCCCGCTTTTAACCTTGATGCAAAATACATTTTTCACACTGTCGGTCCCGTCTGGAACGGCGGCGGAGAAGGCGAAAAAGAAACGGTCAGAAAGTGCTACTTAAACTGCCTTAAAAAGGCCTGTGAACTCGGCATTGAGAGCATCGCATTTCCGCTTATTTCCACAGGCGTTTACGGCTTTCCAAAAGCTGAAGCATTGCTCATCGCAACATCAGTATTCAGCGAGTTTTTAGCTGATCATGAATTGGATATCACACTCGTTGTTTTCGACAACGAATCATTTACTTTGTCAGGCAAGATCTTTGCCGGCGTAAACGAATATATCGACGAGAATTATGCCGCTGAAAAGATATCTGAAGAATACGGATTTACCGGCGGTGCAGCATATGGTGCCGGGTTTGGCGCTGCAGCATCAGGTATCGGGTTTGAAAGCACAGCAGAAGAAGTATGCGAAGATAAAGAAGCAGCACTTATTGAAGAGCGCGAAAATGAGCGTGAAGAGAGGCGCAACAGAAGGAAAAACCTGCTCCACAGCGTGCGCGATTACACCGGTCTTGAAGCGCGCGGCAAAAGCGCAGCGGCTTTGCCTGCTGCTTCAATGGCTCAAATGGAGGCAGCTTCCAAACCTCAAAGGTCTCTTGATGATGTGGTTAAAAACGTTTCGGAAACGTGGTCTCAAAGCCTTCTTCGCCTGATCACGGAAAAAGGTTATACGGATACCGAAGTCTATAAGCGTGCAAATGCTGACAGGAAGCTTTTTTCGAAGATCAGATCCAACAAGGATTATCAGCCCAAGAAGGCTACGGCGCTTGCATTTGCACTTGCATTAAAGCTCAATATCGATGAGACAAAAGACCTGCTGGGCAGGGCCGGATATGCGCTCTCAAAATCCAGCATTACGGATATTATCGTCGAGTACTTTATCGAGAATCAGGTGTACGACATCATGACGATCAATCTCGCTCTTTACGAGCACAACGAGCCGCTGTTGGGATAA